The Hordeum vulgare subsp. vulgare chromosome 7H, MorexV3_pseudomolecules_assembly, whole genome shotgun sequence DNA window attgccttggccctcaagcctcctgatcttcttctgttctggaaaaatttatttcggagattttattccgtttggactccgttccaaaatcagatctgaaaagagtcaaaaacacagaaaaaataggaactggcacttggcactgaattaataagttagtcccaaaaaagataaaaaaggtatataaaacatccaaagttgacaagataacaacgtgaaaccaccaaaaattatagatacatttgagacgtatcactgcgcTACTTGAACCAAAGCAcgaatctgctctaagcctctaccagcctctgagttTGATGGTGAATAGAATCTACTATCTTAGCGGCGGCTGCAACATTTAGTACCGAAATACGATATACCTCAATGTTGTCATGTCGTCCACTCGAGAAGAGTTGTCGTTGATGCCGACTGGAAGTTGGAGGACGACGACTGGTGTGTCCAGTCGATGGTTCTCCGACTTTGTGTTCGCCATGACCAAACCCGGGCGGGTTCTCCATAGAACACGTCATGAAGACCTCTGCTGCTGGATTGCAGCTCCCACTCTTGGAAGGGACATCAAACTGATCTGACGCCGAGTGTGTCAGGCTCCGAAGAGGTTCAGCAGGCTCGATGGCAGCAACCTGCGGAGATGATGCCCGGCGTGTCACTGCGTGCTTCACCCATCGCTCAAGTcgtgagcgaccggatcgcttgtgacGATGAACAGTGGAGCGAACGATCGACAATGGATTCGATGGCTGCTGAAGGAGTTCGTCGAAggagcttgcacggaagtgcATTGCCCCGCGGAacgggagcgcctcgatgtcgagaggcacctcctgaagccatgccaagtcatcgaCAAGGAAGACGAGCGCGTAGAAATGGATCTCGCCGCCAAAGAACGAATCGCAGCCGGAAGACATGACGTAGAGTGAAGattgcaaacttgccggaagttgcTTAGGCgcctgccccacgatgggcgccaactgtcgtgggaatgaacttgacagtagaggtgtagggtaagaaaggagatggggtagagtcctagctacgacaagcttgtacgcaagatgtatgagctcttgcggtgtggaatctctcgtagaggtaacaaccctacgtcttagtgctcgagAGCTCTTGCGGTGTGGAATACATGTTactgggggtgcgaacccttgtgccagagggtaggggtggcttatatagagtgcggtaCCCCTCATCAAAGCCCAGTATCTAAGGGTTCGATCAGTAGAGTTTAAAGGTGTACCTTACTAATAACGTGCGTAATTAATGATATTCATGATGACCAGTCGAACGCTCGCCTATTGGCCTCTCTGGAGTGGTTTTTTGGTCTTCTGTGTCGAATGgtttcttccgagtggaagtaggttgtcgagtgaaggggaacAAACTCCGAGTGATTGCTTACCGAGTGACTTAGACTCCATGGATATCCAGTCGGAATACTCCTTGTGACCTTCAacttaataatgaggtacccttaggtaggacacctaggtcaggcctgtgaccctaccctaggtacatatccccattagGTTTCctgcgggaagaactttattttgtagatacttcaagtgctcatcgaggcttttgtttgtccatttgtttttggccttcgtatttagaagttcgagcgtgaaactcaagcgggtaacctcgggatcgcaaccgtcatataatggagtcttcgagtctacttcaagttgagccagcttggcctcctctctagaagcaactctgtCGCTATTCGTACTtttgcgaaggaggtcttgaacatgaggtcctgcacgactgaacttagtagcgTCGAAGTCTGCGGTATGTCCATCGACTCTTCTctgccatgtccggactctgcttctttgccgtgtcCAGAATCTTCTCCGACGCCATGTTCGGACTCTTCCCCGCTGCTGTGTCcagactcttccccgccgccgtgtTCAGACTCTTCACCGCCGCCGTGTCCGGCGCCATCATCTTcatgtcgatcggtcatctcttcctCTAGATCCATGTCGTTATTCCTTGCcatgtggacgtcctcatcatcatattcacttATCCAAagtgtatagccatccatgaaaccattgatcagcaagtgggccttcaaaATGCCAccatcaaaagggtcaaaaattactccttcttttcattttgtacacggacatctaatctcagtccgtttatttgcatacatgtccatcactgCCTATTGCAAGTATCGCTCAACCTTcctaccactcaccttcatgactgcagggtataacaagcaaaagggtcataaacaaaatgcatgaatataaaaatttggcatgactttgcctaaaaataggacatatcgagtttgctcgaaattcatcGAAACGGGAATaaatcaacatttcggcaaaacataagcaactcacaggtcatgtcactcacacaaatcccaTCATATCTCAAACACAgatattcccattattgaaatgcacaaccttttactcacctatatatatatagatatcccGAAAGAGATTTTGCACGGCTAAATAGTGGAGAAGTAACAATGGTGGAGAACTAACTTAGagagaggaaaggagaaaggaggtgatagggcaaaggggggaggaagggggagagggggtgtgtgtgggtgaaagaagggcaacaatggtggacgaaaggagaaaggaggagaTATGGcgaagggggaggaagggggagaggggtgtgtgtgggtgataagtagaaggaagagagaagaagggcaacaatgatggagaagtaacaatggtggagaagtaacttagagagaggaaaggagaaaggaggggatagggcaaagggggaggaagagggagagggggtgtgtgggTGGGTGAAAAGCTGCCCACAGCCACATGTATCAGTAGCGCTGGTTCCggaggagcgctactgctattgcacttagcagtagcgcttttaccatgccagcactgctactacagctactgtCGGTGCCCTCGTTGGTccccttttagcagtagcgcttttaccaTGCCAGCGCTCCTACTATAGCCACTGCGGGTGGCCTCGTTGGGGCCTGTTTATCAGTAGCGCTGAAAATAGagcgagcgctactgctaaggacatTAGCAGTAGCCTTTGTATTTCTAGCGCTattgctaagtagcagcagcgcctactatttaccagcgctactaataggctcctaGCTGCTACCTACTAGTGTCACCGGCGCCCACAATCTGTTCCACGGAATGCCGACGGCCGTCGACGATGATACGACCAACCGTCTCCTCGAGAACATGATCTTCGAAGGCGGTGCGCCGGTGGCTGGTGGTTACTCCGCGGCTGCCTATGATCCCGATGAAACCCAGAGCCAGGACGGTCGAGCGCCACTCACGCAAGCCACCAATGATCTACATGGCATGCACCACGCCTTCATGCAAGATCAGGACGGCCTAGACGGCTTCCCGCTCGACCATGAGTTCCCGAAGGACTACGGcctcgaggaggaggatgatgacatgGACATCGATGGCGAGCGTTTTGTTCGGGGAGGAGCTCGCCAACCAAACTGCTGCCTTGGCGAAGCCGAAACGCAAGAGCAAGTGAACAAAGGCATACACGCCGTCCGAGGACAAGCTACTTTGTGGGTGTTAGAGTGACAATGGGCAAGAACCGAAGGTCGGCGCCAAACAAAAGTATTCAGCCTTATGGAATCATGTTCATCTTGAGTTCCATGAGCACAAGAAGTTTCTCCCTTACCAAATGCAAAGCAATCGTGGATGGGTGTCACTTCCGAAGCGTTGGAGAGTGATTCAACAAGAAtgcaacaagttttgtgccacCTATGAGAGCATCAAGGCACGCCCCGTGAGCGGCCTCTTCATTCAAGACATGGTATGCATGCTCTCTCATTCCTTTTTGATGCCACACATTCTCCCGTTGATTGCATGTCCATTTTCCCACATATGCTTGCTTGGTTTGAATTGTAGGTGTTCCAAGCTTTGGAGGCATTCAAGGTTCAACATGACGGCAAGGCCTTCCATCTCTCCCATTGTTGGTCTATCATCAACAGGGAGGAGAAGTTCAAGGTGCAATATGCCGGCCTCTTGGCGCGTGGGGGGAAAGAAGTTGTGGAGGACCATGGTGACGGCGagaaggcccggccagggggaatACCAActcgaagaaggaggacaagcgaGACGCGGCATCGATCGCCTTGCTTGAAAAAGTGGAGGGCGTGATAAGCAAGAAGGACTTGAGGGAGAAGAAGCGCCGgcaagaaaagaaagaggaaATGAACACCATCATGAAAATTCAAAGGAGGAGGCTCGAGATGGACGTAGAGATGCAAGCTAAGATTCTTGAGTTGGAGGAGGCGAAGCAAGACAAGATGCTCGAGATCGAGGCCACGAATGCCACGAGATCATGAAGTATGATCTGAACACCGTGTCCCCGAGAAAAAAGGCtatggttcgagaagatgcaggccGAAATGCTCAAGTTCGACCAGCTGTGATCTGCGACGGAGATCACAGTCCCTTTTTGTACGCCGGCAAGTGTGCTGGTATGACCACGGGCCTACATGGCGTTGTTGAATTCCCGCCCCATTTGGTGTGCTGGCATGTGCGCCGGCAGAATGGCAAGTGTGTGCCAGCATGAACTGCGTGGTGATTTTCTGTAGGCTGGCAATGTATGTCGGTCGCTGACTTGGTACCCGCATGAACTCTTGGGCGTTGACCGGGGGCCTTTTTAATCTAAATGTGCAGACATAAATGGATCGCCCGCGTTGGGCCCACGTCCAACCCAAAAAAAAACACGTAGAGCCGGCTATCGATTCAAACGGACATAAAACGAACAAAGCGTGTTTCCGTTTAGATCAtcgtgttggagttgctctaaaacACTTCAATTGATCATCCCCTTACAATGCACGTGAGGAGGTTATCCCAATTGTACCTCCTATCAGTTAGTCAGAAGAGAATAATTAGCTGTCTACCAACCTCCAACTTCCCGAGGCACTTAGTACCACCAGTAATTAGCCGATCACAACCTCACAAGTGAGAGTATATGTACACGCTGCACTCGTGATCTGTTCTCGGGACTCAAGTTAAACATCATGGAGCTTATCAGTTTGTTCGCCGTTCCCGTCCTGCTAGAGGCCATGTCCTTGACCTATCTGGCTTGGACGGCCACCTCCCATCGCCGGCGTTCACAGTGCTACCTCCTGGATTATGTCTGCTACAGACCGCCAGACGACCGCAAGGTGACGACCGATATGTTGTACGAAATGGTCGAGCGTAACAAGTATCTCGGCATGCCCGAGTTacgctacctcttccgcctaacgTCTCGCGCTGGTCTGGGTGAGCAGACCTACCTCCCCTCTGGCGTCTTAGCCGGCCGTGAGATGTGCCTCACCCACCAGGACGCTCTCGACGAGATGGACGCTTTCTCCAACGACGCCGTCGCCGGCCTTTTTTCCAAGACCGGATTCGGCCCCCTCGACGTGGACGTGCTCGTGGTCAACGTCAACATGTTCAACCCAGAGCCTTGCCTCGCCTCGCGGATCGCGCACCACTACGGAATGCGCGAGGACGTCGCGGCGTACAATGTCTCCGGCATGGGCTGCAGCGCGACCGTGGTATCGTTGGATATCGTACAGAACATCATGCGGGCACGGTCGCCGCGCCCCGTGCTTGCGGTCGTGGTATCAACGGAGGTGCTCTCACCTGGATGCTATGGGGGCACGGACAAGTCCATGATGCTGGGGCTATGCCTTTTCCGTTGCGGCGGCGTAGCGGCGCTGCTCACCAGCGACCCCGCGCTAGATGGGCGCGCGAAGATGAAGCTACGCCGCCTCGTGCGCGCAAATATCGCTGCCAACGACGATGCTTACTCCGCCATCTTTCAGCGCGAGGACACGCACAACATAACCGGCTACAGCATCAACAAGACCCTCCCAAAGGCTGCCGTCCGAGCGTTCGCCGCCAACCTGAAACGGCTCGTCCCTTACATCCTCCCTGTCAGCGAGCTCTTCCGACTTGCCACCGACTTGATACGTCAGAAGATGTCTCGCCGCCAGCGATTCAAGATCGATGTCAACTTGAAGACCGGGGTTGACCATTTCTGCCTCCACTCAGGCGGCGTTGCGGTCATCGACGCCGTGAAGAAGAATTTCGGGCTCGACGAGGCAGACGTGGAGCCGTCGAGGATGACACTGCACCGCTGGGGAAACACGTCGGCCAGCAGCGTGTGGTACGTGCTTGCGTACATGGAGGCAAAGGGGAGGCTCAAGAGAGGAGACCGGGTGCTCATGGTGACCTTCGGATCGGGCTTCAAGTGCAACAGTTGCATGTGGGACGTGACTCGCGATCTGGCCGATAAGGGTGCGTGGGCCGACTGCATTGATGAGTACCCGGTGGAGAGCACAGCCAACCCTTACACGGACAAGTATAGTTGGATGAATGACAACGCTGATGACGATCCCTCGTTGCCTGTGTTGTAAAATACGTGCAAGGCGCGTACGTCAATCACAGATCACATCACAGTGCGGCGAATAAAAGCATCACAACTTCTCTTGGTCAGATTATACTTGGGAGTAAAAATTACTTGAAAAGCTATCAAGATGGCACTCACAACTGCGAGGGCATGTATTTACTGAATATGTTTGCCTGTGTAATATTTATGTTTTCAGAGATCCTGAAAATATAAATTTCAAATTTATATTGTTCTGTATCCACCAAAAATGTTCAATAAAGTATGACATGGGCAGAAATATTGTGTATCATTTTAGTTTGTGGGAAAACAATAGCATAGAAGTAATCcagatttttttttttaaaaatagaTGTGTTCATTGTCACACCAAAATGCTACCTGTAAATTTTTAGGAGAAAAACTTACATATTTCAATCTGTACGAAAGAAACAAGTCGAACGACAAATGTTACGTCCATACGTTaaaaattattttcctttttttccctATGAAGCACCGTCATTCGGTTTCGCATGCAAATTATCGAACATGCGCGCTTGTTACACTAACAAGAACATctacaatttttttaattttatctACTACTTATTTTAAATTTATTGTTCATTAGGAAGCATATCCTATAGCATGTAAATGTGTAAATTCAGAGTCATGTATGCATGAGGTCGATGTTGATTTAATGATTGTAGTTCATCACATTCAAAATCAAATTAATGCTACCAAATATCAAATAGTATGGTATAATACTACAGGAAAGACATTTGAATATGTGTAGCACATTGCCTTTTGGTATCTTGTATTGCAGTGTTTTTATTTCACAATAAATTGGTTTTTACTAGCGGCGTACCTAATATAGCACACACCATTACTAATTGGTTCAGTTTTTGATATTGTGTGTCCTTTACATGGCACACAACTAAGGGCATCTTcaatggttgtaagatagttgttggtagATTTGGACACATAGAATTTTTATTATGTATCATACAGTAAATGAGGAAAGAGAgcaaggttgtatgtaaattaacaAACATATTTGCACATGTGccaatgtagaatgagagagcaccttatttattaTCTCACATCCTATTCGGCAAATTAGATACAAACTAttggagtagttgtatgttaaggtgttggttgatgacatgcactagtagaaaagagggctttggtccagggcCTGAAattccattagtcccggttcactcacgaaccgggacctatgggggcatcggtcccggttcgtgaggccagggcgccgatcGCGCCTCGTGGGCCATTCGTACCGGTTCGTCTCACCCCTTTGGTTCTGGTttcagacacgaaccgggaccaataggcctCGCTCCTGGTGGCAACCGTTCATTTCCCCCTTTAATCCCAGTTGGTCGCTCAATATCAATAGGCCTCGCTAaggggtggtggcaaccgttcgtatactggtgcgagcccctttagtcccgattggtgtctCAACTCGggatggtggcaaccgttcgtatcctggTGCGAGCCCATTTAGTCCCGgtaggtggctcaacccgggactaaaggtccaaacggttcGCCTCCCGCGTTGTTTCGAGCGATGAAAAGTacgaaccgaagcagagtttcgccatttctctgtttcgtctcctctctcgctctcctctcttcttcccctctcttcttcccttctcttcttccaccatgccaaccacTCGCTACGGAAAGGTGCTCGTACATGGCACGACCGAACtcaatgtcgtgtacacgaacggcaACCCCATGGTGCCGCGTTTTCTTTCCTATTTCGAGGAATGACTTCAAGAGGtggaggagaatgagaatttcatggggcttgatctggagtacacggccaatcaacaaggtgttgccatcatccaattatgtttcaagagaaatgtcatggtcttccaatgggcgaggtaagttttggggCTTTCTTTGAGCCAagattatgaaaattgcatatagtgatctaggttccattggataggaaTATGCGGTttctatgttccattggatagcaattgcatatagtgatctcgGTTCCATTGGATAACAATATGCACCCTAGAAACtatataggatagcaatatgttccattacgaacctaaagatcaatttctcttaagttgtagtgaaacaattttccttgttgcatattggcaaaactgtgggagaacatatatatatatatgtcatagttaattgagggtttcttgatcaattcatacgatatgaaaattgcataggatagcaatatgttccattggaatcctaaagatcaatttctctttagttgtagtgaaacaattttccttgttacatattggcaaaaccgtgggagaacatatatatatgtcatagttaatttagggtttcttgatcaattcataggatatgaaaattgcatatgatagcaatatgttccatttgaatcctaaagatcacTTTCTCttaagttgtagtgaaacaattttccttgttgtaTATTGGCAAAACTGTATGAGaacatatatatatgtcatagttgatTTAcgttttcttgatcaattcatacgatatgaaaattgcataggatagcaatatgttccatttgaatcctaaagatcaacttctctttagttgtagtgaaacaattttccttatTGAAGCagcatgtaacatttgttccattttaatatgTTATTGTTgcggtagtgacaagcattgtccagaactcatggacttccttcgcagcggcatacaTTTTGCTAGTGTTGATATAAGGAACAACAAgctcaagatgaggcacaacttcggtattgagataccagctcactgccacattgatatccaagaGAAATTCAGGCTTGAACAcgagaggacttcgatggctcatatggcagtcgccttgatcgacaAGGAGTACGCTGATACgaagaccaaattcccaaagTATCAACACAAAAAGTGGGAGAGGACCCCACTTGAcgttatcaacattgagtatatatgcagcaaaagatgcatacgtttcatacgagttgtaccgcaagtttCGACTCATGAACTATGGCCGGCGTCACCTTGCACCAGCAGCACCACCACTAGTTTGGAGACTTTTTGATTCATacgagtagtgttcacaatggcgaacacttgtatatatatatctgtgctagctattattatgtactactTGGACGAGTATTATTATGTAATTTTTGGACCAATTTATGTCTAGTTTTTTATTGTGCcattagtttccaaatttgaatgatttaaccctttctaacttcattttctacttttcatggtatcatgcatttcgacaacATATATAGCACGCTTCATCTGTTGGTACAAactaatgaccctgaaattgaaaagcgttaaaaatgaactctcaaacggctgaaacttggca harbors:
- the LOC123412584 gene encoding 3-ketoacyl-CoA synthase 12-like — translated: MELISLFAVPVLLEAMSLTYLAWTATSHRRRSQCYLLDYVCYRPPDDRKVTTDMLYEMVERNKYLGMPELRYLFRLTSRAGLGEQTYLPSGVLAGREMCLTHQDALDEMDAFSNDAVAGLFSKTGFGPLDVDVLVVNVNMFNPEPCLASRIAHHYGMREDVAAYNVSGMGCSATVVSLDIVQNIMRARSPRPVLAVVVSTEVLSPGCYGGTDKSMMLGLCLFRCGGVAALLTSDPALDGRAKMKLRRLVRANIAANDDAYSAIFQREDTHNITGYSINKTLPKAAVRAFAANLKRLVPYILPVSELFRLATDLIRQKMSRRQRFKIDVNLKTGVDHFCLHSGGVAVIDAVKKNFGLDEADVEPSRMTLHRWGNTSASSVWYVLAYMEAKGRLKRGDRVLMVTFGSGFKCNSCMWDVTRDLADKGAWADCIDEYPVESTANPYTDKYSWMNDNADDDPSLPVL